A single Thermodesulfobacteriota bacterium DNA region contains:
- a CDS encoding DUF2207 domain-containing protein, which yields MKSTFFVALSIYIISLFSPLYAEEIKNFYMEMLMSEDGSISVQEDIEYDFGNEYKHGIIREIPYKYQIGFKNYNVRMHVHRATNFDGVPYKNKVSRDQGRLIVKVGDPDKVVNGVKNYRIDYIVDGAITFFNNHDEIYWNVTGNEWKVPMRRASAKVYFDKGVPKGATVKCYTGVYGSKAEECDFNITPTSIEFDALRGFGEGEGLSIVIGIPKGFFKEPSTLRKASWFISDNWFFASPFLTLFLISYVWYSRGRDPEGRSVVAVRYEPPVDITPAEAGTLMDESADILDVTSTVIDLAVRGFLKIEEIESTRFIFFSDRDYKLIKLKDPGENELKTHESEVFSGLFGAGKGMVMISDLKDNFYKVLPPIKKALYQELISSRYFSSNPENIRGIFKWIGIGIIVVSMFLFQFWGVKLSIALSGLFVLIFSRFMPRKTRKGSLAKEELLGFREFIERAEKDRIEKLAKDDPTLFDRVLPYALVFNLGDRWADAFKDIYTSPPSWYYSPRYGDAFAPRIFLADLGRSLSVMNSSFASSPKKSGGSGFGGGGFSGGGFGGGGGRSW from the coding sequence ATGAAATCCACTTTTTTCGTTGCCCTATCTATCTATATTATCTCCCTTTTCTCTCCCCTCTATGCAGAAGAGATAAAGAATTTTTATATGGAAATGCTGATGAGCGAGGATGGGTCTATCAGTGTCCAAGAGGACATTGAATACGATTTTGGTAATGAGTACAAACACGGAATAATTCGGGAAATACCTTACAAATACCAGATTGGTTTCAAGAATTATAACGTGAGAATGCATGTTCATAGGGCTACGAATTTTGATGGAGTACCCTATAAAAACAAAGTTAGTCGTGATCAAGGCAGATTGATCGTTAAGGTTGGAGATCCGGATAAAGTGGTGAATGGTGTCAAGAATTATAGAATTGATTATATCGTAGATGGTGCGATAACCTTCTTTAATAACCATGACGAGATCTATTGGAATGTAACAGGGAACGAATGGAAGGTTCCGATGAGGAGGGCTAGCGCAAAGGTGTATTTTGATAAAGGGGTACCCAAGGGTGCCACTGTTAAATGCTATACAGGTGTTTACGGCTCTAAAGCAGAAGAATGTGATTTTAATATCACTCCGACAAGCATCGAATTTGACGCTTTGAGAGGTTTCGGAGAGGGCGAAGGACTTTCAATTGTTATAGGAATTCCGAAGGGGTTTTTTAAGGAACCTTCAACTCTAAGAAAGGCTTCCTGGTTTATCTCTGATAACTGGTTTTTCGCTTCGCCTTTTTTGACCCTTTTTCTGATATCGTACGTTTGGTATTCGAGGGGTAGAGACCCCGAAGGAAGGAGTGTAGTAGCTGTGAGGTATGAACCACCTGTGGATATTACGCCCGCTGAGGCAGGAACACTGATGGATGAAAGTGCAGACATTCTTGATGTAACGTCGACTGTTATAGACCTCGCTGTAAGGGGGTTTCTGAAAATCGAAGAGATCGAGAGCACAAGATTTATATTCTTTTCGGACAGGGATTACAAACTTATTAAACTCAAAGATCCGGGAGAAAATGAGCTTAAGACACATGAGTCTGAGGTGTTTTCCGGGCTTTTTGGGGCGGGTAAAGGCATGGTAATGATTTCTGATCTAAAAGACAATTTTTACAAAGTACTTCCACCGATCAAGAAGGCCCTTTATCAAGAACTTATTTCCAGCAGATACTTTTCCTCAAACCCTGAGAACATTCGGGGGATATTTAAATGGATAGGAATTGGAATAATAGTGGTCTCGATGTTTCTATTTCAATTTTGGGGGGTAAAGTTGTCTATAGCCCTATCGGGACTTTTTGTTCTGATATTTTCAAGATTCATGCCCAGGAAGACAAGAAAAGGTTCGTTGGCGAAAGAAGAGCTATTGGGCTTTAGAGAATTTATAGAGAGAGCGGAGAAAGACCGCATTGAGAAACTCGCTAAGGATGATCCTACACTTTTTGATAGGGTACTTCCCTACGCCTTAGTTTTCAACTTGGGGGACAGGTGGGCAGATGCATTTAAGGATATATATACAAGCCCACCTTCGTGGTACTACTCCCCAAGATATGGTGATGCATTTGCTCCCCGAATATTTTTGGCAGATCTAGGAAGAAGTTTAAGTGTCATGAACAGCAGTTTCGCGTCTTCTCCCAAAAAGTCCGGTGGGAGCGGGTTTGGAGGAGGTGGCTTCAGCGGAGGGGGATTTGGAGGAGGAGGTGGAAGATCTTGGTAA
- a CDS encoding redoxin domain-containing protein yields the protein MDRFNLIFIFTLFLILSHQSQAIYSQEPDKNTHWKPKEGLELVGTKAPPLNGLKWLNTEPLTIEDLSGKVVLIRFWLVGCPLCTRTAPSLVELYEKYSQRGLVVIGIHHPKSERSRNSDVVLKQAKLFGFNFPIAQDSDWKVIKSYWLDGKNRSYTSVSFLLDRQSRIRLIHDGGEFYRSDENPEANSAFVAIDLKIQELLNENP from the coding sequence ATGGACAGATTCAATTTGATTTTTATATTTACATTATTTCTTATCTTATCTCATCAATCACAAGCAATCTATAGCCAAGAACCAGACAAAAACACACATTGGAAACCTAAAGAAGGTTTGGAACTTGTCGGCACTAAAGCCCCTCCTCTAAATGGGTTAAAATGGCTTAATACCGAACCATTAACTATCGAAGACCTGTCTGGAAAAGTCGTCCTCATTCGATTCTGGTTGGTGGGATGCCCGCTGTGTACCAGGACTGCCCCATCCCTAGTAGAGCTTTATGAGAAATATTCCCAAAGAGGTCTAGTCGTGATTGGAATACACCACCCAAAATCAGAGAGGTCAAGAAATTCCGACGTGGTTTTAAAGCAAGCAAAGTTATTTGGATTCAATTTTCCAATTGCCCAGGATAGTGATTGGAAAGTTATTAAATCCTACTGGCTTGATGGTAAAAATAGATCATATACTTCGGTTAGTTTCCTATTGGATAGACAGAGTAGAATAAGGTTAATTCACGACGGTGGAGAGTTTTATAGAAGCGACGAAAACCCAGAAGCAAATTCCGCATTTGTCGCTATCGACCTGAAAATCCAGGAACTCTTAAATGAAAACCCCTGA